One stretch of Roseibium sp. HPY-6 DNA includes these proteins:
- a CDS encoding ABC transporter permease produces the protein MLRFLLLRGGQALIAAFGVVTLVFFIQRLSGDPTTLLLPETATQADIEAMRATLGLDRPLWVQYFDFLSDMARFDLGRSFVQNTSVWEIILSRMPQTLQLAGGALTVALVIGLPLGLIMALTRGRFVSRLIMGLVLAFQSMPTFWSGIMMILFFGVWLRWLPPSGTGSFAHLIMPSIALGLLSLATYARIARAAIVDELGKDYVRSARARGVGTGRLVHKHLMRNSLIPVVSITALEVSQLLAGAVIVETVFAWPGLGLLMVQSIAARDFLVVQAVVLLGAFVTISTNLAADILYSVIDPRVRLADNS, from the coding sequence ATGCTTCGTTTCCTTCTGCTTCGCGGTGGTCAGGCCCTGATTGCAGCCTTCGGAGTTGTGACGCTGGTGTTTTTCATTCAGCGTCTCTCCGGAGATCCCACGACCCTGCTGCTGCCCGAAACCGCGACGCAAGCGGACATTGAGGCCATGCGTGCCACGCTTGGCCTCGACCGTCCGTTGTGGGTTCAATATTTCGACTTTCTCAGCGACATGGCACGCTTCGATCTCGGTCGCAGCTTTGTCCAGAACACCAGCGTCTGGGAGATAATTCTCAGTCGCATGCCGCAAACTCTCCAGTTGGCCGGCGGTGCGCTGACGGTCGCGCTTGTGATCGGATTGCCGCTCGGACTGATCATGGCTCTGACACGCGGCCGGTTCGTCTCCCGGCTGATTATGGGTCTTGTACTTGCTTTTCAATCCATGCCGACATTCTGGTCCGGGATCATGATGATCCTCTTTTTCGGTGTCTGGCTGCGATGGTTGCCACCATCAGGAACGGGGTCATTTGCTCACCTGATCATGCCATCGATTGCCTTGGGTCTGTTGTCGCTTGCGACCTATGCCAGGATCGCACGGGCAGCCATTGTCGATGAACTGGGCAAAGACTATGTGCGTTCGGCACGCGCGCGGGGCGTGGGGACAGGCCGTCTTGTGCACAAGCACCTTATGCGGAATTCGCTCATCCCGGTTGTCTCGATTACCGCACTGGAAGTATCGCAACTGCTTGCCGGGGCGGTCATCGTTGAAACCGTGTTTGCATGGCCCGGGCTGGGTCTGCTCATGGTTCAAAGTATTGCTGCACGCGACTTTCTCGTCGTGCAGGCCGTGGTTTTGCTGGGTGCGTTTGTGACTATCTCAACCAACCTGGCAGCGGACATCCTCTATTCTGTCATAGATCCTCGCGTGCGACTGGCAGATAATTCGTGA
- a CDS encoding ABC transporter substrate-binding protein, whose translation MKYLSKSLLGGIALAVFVSPAFARDITIDLAGEPSSLDPHMQWNPDSYYVYRNIFDNLVTRNNAGEIVPQIATDWEQKSDTELLLTIREGVTFHDGSALTPEDVVYSVKRITNPDFGSPQLGQFNQITDAKVVGDNQVSLTTAGAYPALMAQLVKLSIVPQKVVEEVGDEAFNTKPIGSGPYSFDNWKRGVSVTLKQNEDYWGAAGPFDTAIFRAVPDAATRVADLQAGTADLVVSIDADAGAQLSSNPSVKVLSAPTERVGYVGLNLDKPPFNDPAMREAASLAIDRLGITEGLLQAGEVPMAQMASPAHFGYDPGIALFEYDLEKAKEITAANPDLASTPAVLATAPVFDQRIVQAIQQMLNDAGFNVSISMTDMPTYLNIVRSDPSENSELSFGRWSCACQDADGITYPTLHSDSAWSRVNVPEIDVLLEEARTSLDPEVRRAAYSKVHQMVRENHYLLPLYQAAVLYGASADLEFEPTANESMFLNRMSIAN comes from the coding sequence ATGAAGTACCTGTCAAAAAGCCTCTTGGGGGGGATTGCGCTGGCCGTGTTCGTGTCACCCGCGTTCGCTCGGGACATTACGATCGATCTTGCCGGTGAACCGTCTTCACTTGATCCGCACATGCAATGGAATCCGGATAGCTACTATGTCTACCGGAATATTTTCGACAACCTCGTGACAAGGAACAACGCGGGTGAAATCGTGCCGCAAATCGCAACGGATTGGGAGCAGAAATCGGACACCGAACTGCTGCTGACCATCCGTGAAGGTGTGACTTTCCACGACGGTTCTGCTTTGACGCCCGAAGACGTTGTCTACTCGGTCAAGCGGATTACCAACCCGGATTTCGGTTCTCCGCAACTAGGTCAGTTCAACCAGATTACCGACGCGAAAGTTGTTGGTGATAACCAGGTTTCCCTCACCACCGCAGGCGCTTACCCAGCTTTGATGGCCCAGTTGGTCAAATTGTCCATCGTTCCGCAGAAGGTCGTTGAAGAGGTTGGCGACGAGGCATTCAACACCAAACCAATCGGTTCCGGGCCATACAGCTTCGATAACTGGAAACGCGGTGTTTCAGTAACGCTCAAACAGAACGAGGACTATTGGGGCGCTGCAGGGCCGTTCGATACGGCTATTTTCCGGGCTGTCCCCGATGCCGCAACCCGTGTCGCCGATCTGCAGGCCGGAACAGCCGACCTTGTTGTCAGCATCGATGCTGACGCCGGGGCGCAACTGAGTTCCAACCCGAGTGTCAAGGTTCTGTCGGCTCCGACCGAACGCGTCGGTTATGTCGGCTTAAATCTCGACAAGCCGCCGTTCAACGATCCGGCAATGCGTGAAGCGGCAAGCCTTGCAATCGACCGGCTCGGTATCACCGAAGGCCTGCTCCAGGCGGGGGAAGTGCCCATGGCGCAGATGGCAAGCCCGGCGCATTTCGGTTACGACCCGGGCATCGCGCTGTTTGAATATGATCTCGAAAAAGCGAAAGAGATCACAGCGGCCAACCCGGACTTGGCTTCCACTCCCGCAGTTCTGGCCACCGCTCCCGTGTTCGACCAGCGGATCGTTCAGGCTATTCAGCAAATGCTCAATGATGCCGGTTTCAATGTCTCGATCAGCATGACTGACATGCCGACTTACCTGAACATTGTGCGCTCCGACCCTTCAGAGAACTCGGAGTTGAGCTTTGGGCGCTGGTCATGCGCCTGCCAGGATGCAGACGGGATTACCTATCCGACACTTCATTCGGACAGTGCCTGGTCTCGTGTGAATGTGCCCGAAATCGACGTCCTGCTGGAAGAGGCGCGTACCTCTCTGGATCCGGAAGTACGCAGGGCCGCCTATAGCAAAGTGCATCAGATGGTTCGTGAGAACCATTATCTGCTGCCGCTTTATCAGGCTGCTGTCCTGTATGGTGCGTCCGCTGATCTGGAGTTTGAACCGACCGCCAATGAAAGCATGTTCCTCAATCGCATGAGCATCGCCAACTGA
- a CDS encoding metallophosphoesterase family protein → MEKYAVIADCHGNSWALRAVLADIERRKVKQIINLGDSADAAMDAGGVVAILLQRQIPSLAGNYETYEPGQLTFEQETWLSSLPKTMEIGELYCCHGSPASDHEELLEDIALPHVGLATPEQILQRLCGITNPVILCAHKHVPRLVLMPTGQIIVNPGSVGWPAYWNDEPALHVMETGSPHARYALLEQTADGWLVDHIAVPYDWETAAEFAAQRGHALRATALRTGRMTAPDGAGKE, encoded by the coding sequence ATGGAGAAGTACGCGGTTATTGCCGATTGTCACGGTAATTCTTGGGCGCTTCGTGCCGTATTGGCAGACATTGAGCGGCGGAAAGTAAAGCAGATCATCAATCTTGGTGATAGCGCTGATGCTGCGATGGATGCAGGTGGAGTCGTCGCCATTTTGTTGCAACGCCAAATCCCGTCTTTAGCAGGCAATTACGAGACCTATGAGCCAGGTCAGTTGACGTTTGAGCAAGAAACCTGGCTCTCAAGCCTCCCAAAAACGATGGAGATTGGCGAGCTCTATTGTTGTCATGGCTCGCCTGCTTCAGATCATGAAGAGTTGCTCGAAGATATTGCCTTGCCTCATGTCGGTCTTGCTACTCCCGAGCAGATTTTGCAGCGTCTTTGTGGCATCACCAATCCTGTTATCCTGTGCGCGCACAAACACGTTCCGCGGTTGGTGTTAATGCCGACTGGCCAGATCATAGTGAACCCGGGTAGCGTGGGGTGGCCAGCATATTGGAACGATGAGCCTGCGCTTCATGTTATGGAAACCGGCAGCCCGCACGCACGGTATGCGCTGTTGGAACAAACTGCGGACGGTTGGTTGGTAGATCATATTGCCGTTCCGTATGACTGGGAAACCGCGGCCGAATTTGCGGCGCAACGCGGCCACGCGTTGAGAGCGACCGCTTTGAGAACAGGGCGCATGACAGCTCCAGACGGTGCGGGAAAGGAATGA
- a CDS encoding NAD(P)H-dependent oxidoreductase, which yields MHIHIVHAHPEKSSYNAALTEAAFEHLANAGHSVSKSDLYLEQFDPVERGANYKNRADRDVFAALNEQRHASGNDTFPIDVQREIESLRSADFLVLQFPLWWHGPPAILKGWMDRVFVNGGLYSSRMRYDTGYFSGKRALVSVTTGAPQKAFGPGCRGGDFEVMLWPVHYSLHYVGYEVLPPFVSYGVQGHGYSYEREETLRERLKQNLSNWRGYLSKIDEIQPLKFPGWSDWDEDGRALT from the coding sequence ATGCATATCCATATCGTACACGCCCATCCGGAAAAGTCGTCCTATAACGCTGCACTTACCGAAGCAGCTTTCGAACATCTTGCGAATGCCGGTCACAGCGTCTCGAAAAGCGATCTCTACCTGGAGCAATTTGATCCGGTTGAGCGAGGAGCCAACTACAAGAATCGTGCTGATCGAGACGTCTTCGCGGCCCTCAACGAACAACGTCATGCGTCCGGAAACGATACGTTTCCGATCGATGTGCAGCGTGAAATCGAAAGCCTGCGAAGCGCCGATTTTCTGGTCCTGCAATTTCCGCTATGGTGGCATGGCCCTCCGGCAATCCTCAAGGGGTGGATGGACCGTGTGTTTGTAAATGGCGGCCTTTACTCCAGCCGGATGCGTTACGACACCGGCTACTTCAGCGGCAAGCGGGCACTGGTATCCGTTACGACGGGCGCACCACAAAAGGCATTCGGACCTGGCTGCCGTGGAGGCGATTTTGAGGTCATGCTTTGGCCGGTACACTATTCCCTGCACTACGTGGGATATGAAGTTTTACCACCCTTTGTTTCCTATGGAGTTCAGGGTCACGGATACAGCTATGAGCGCGAGGAAACGCTGCGCGAAAGACTGAAACAGAACCTGTCGAACTGGCGTGGTTACCTTTCCAAAATCGACGAAATCCAGCCGCTCAAGTTTCCGGGATGGTCGGACTGGGATGAAGACGGACGCGCCTTAACCTGA
- a CDS encoding metal-dependent hydrolase, with product MDSLTQFTFGAAISAACLGSKLGPRKAVLIGGLLGTLPDLDVLIPFETKIDQFVYHRGWSHSFFIHAVAAPVIGELILRLFKSLKGNRALVWTTVFLCLTTHALLDSMNAYGARVFWPFYPDPVGTGSIFIIDPVFTVPLLVAVAWAIASAKWSAGLKKILVASLFFSTAYLVWGLIVQQHIHARGKSIFAKQGIDVTNVKTVVTPFNTFLWRVIGQADGEYHNLYVSLFDDDEKAFVYKHEFESALVSCVLDDPEYQKMVWFSDGFVRTDLIDGRIVASDYRLGLTPSYIFRFAIAEYEDGQFKRIPPEPILPSISNAGTEFDWLGKRMTGQPSIRASEQSLLESHEAKDIAEC from the coding sequence ATGGACTCACTGACACAATTTACGTTCGGCGCGGCAATATCCGCCGCTTGCCTTGGATCGAAACTGGGACCCAGAAAAGCCGTTTTGATTGGCGGACTACTGGGAACCTTGCCCGACCTTGATGTCTTGATCCCATTTGAGACCAAGATTGATCAATTCGTCTATCATCGCGGCTGGTCGCATTCGTTCTTCATTCACGCTGTTGCAGCTCCGGTGATCGGTGAACTGATCCTGCGTTTGTTCAAATCTCTCAAGGGCAACCGTGCGCTTGTTTGGACAACCGTTTTTCTGTGTCTGACGACCCATGCGCTTCTCGATTCAATGAATGCCTATGGTGCCCGGGTATTCTGGCCGTTCTATCCGGATCCTGTCGGGACGGGTTCTATCTTTATTATTGATCCTGTTTTCACTGTGCCATTGCTTGTTGCCGTCGCGTGGGCGATCGCAAGTGCAAAATGGTCAGCTGGCTTGAAAAAGATACTAGTCGCGTCACTCTTTTTCAGCACCGCGTATCTGGTTTGGGGCTTGATTGTACAACAACATATCCACGCGCGGGGAAAGTCCATTTTCGCCAAGCAGGGTATCGACGTGACCAATGTGAAGACGGTGGTCACACCCTTCAACACATTTCTCTGGCGTGTGATTGGGCAGGCGGACGGCGAATACCACAATCTATATGTGTCGCTCTTCGATGATGATGAAAAAGCCTTCGTCTATAAGCATGAATTTGAGTCTGCGCTCGTTTCGTGTGTTCTCGATGATCCCGAGTATCAGAAGATGGTCTGGTTCAGTGATGGCTTTGTCAGGACCGATCTGATCGACGGCAGAATTGTTGCGTCAGACTATCGCCTGGGCCTGACACCAAGCTACATCTTCCGGTTTGCGATTGCCGAATACGAGGATGGCCAATTCAAGAGGATACCGCCTGAACCCATCTTGCCAAGCATATCGAATGCAGGCACCGAATTTGACTGGTTGGGGAAGCGAATGACAGGTCAGCCGTCGATCAGAGCATCTGAGCAAAGTCTTTTGGAAAGCCATGAAGCAAAGGATATCGCCGAATGCTGA
- a CDS encoding adenylate/guanylate cyclase domain-containing protein, with the protein MTSRSVSEAIAREEASGLAYVFWGRNAVLFILAVWVSLTLPVERSLLYVSAIATFALLGIVPFALRHRYAENKLLVLGFVFLDAAALSFVLIVPTPFDFEGWTQQMNLRTPAFLYLGVFVVSMALSYKPELVIWTGLAAVGSWTLGYVWVATRPDAIPFTSADVLDEGMGAEIALAKILDPNAVGLARLSNQVVFLILISVILTIVVVRSRALVRRQVAAEAQRAMLSRYFSPNIVREFAEGRWEPDEPGNRPVAVLFADMVDFTSISEKLPPQDLIALLRSFHGRLAKAAFEQDGTIDKFIGDAVMVHFGTPRSRPDDAARALRCAVQMAETIRDWNAERAGDGHPPVGVGIGVHYGPAVVGNIGDEHKLEYTVLGDTVNVASRMEELTRKPGTEFVVSNELISAVKASAADPFEIAPGLHRAGQYEIRGREGTVDVWTSRAVN; encoded by the coding sequence ATGACCTCCCGGTCCGTGAGCGAAGCCATCGCGCGCGAGGAGGCATCCGGCCTTGCCTATGTCTTCTGGGGGCGTAATGCGGTTCTCTTCATTCTGGCCGTCTGGGTATCGCTGACGCTTCCTGTTGAGCGCTCATTGCTTTATGTGAGCGCGATTGCGACCTTTGCCCTCCTCGGGATCGTGCCGTTTGCGCTAAGGCATCGATACGCGGAAAACAAACTCCTGGTATTGGGGTTCGTTTTCCTTGATGCCGCGGCCCTGAGTTTTGTTCTGATCGTTCCCACTCCTTTTGATTTCGAAGGTTGGACGCAGCAGATGAACCTGAGGACACCTGCGTTCCTCTACCTCGGTGTTTTTGTCGTCAGCATGGCACTCAGCTACAAACCAGAGCTGGTGATCTGGACCGGGTTAGCCGCTGTCGGTTCGTGGACGCTCGGATATGTCTGGGTCGCAACGCGTCCAGACGCCATCCCCTTCACGTCGGCAGATGTGCTCGACGAGGGTATGGGAGCTGAGATAGCACTCGCCAAAATTCTCGATCCGAATGCCGTCGGTCTCGCACGGCTGTCGAACCAGGTGGTGTTTCTGATACTGATTTCAGTCATCCTTACGATCGTGGTGGTCCGCTCGCGAGCACTTGTTCGCCGCCAGGTGGCGGCAGAAGCGCAGCGAGCGATGCTGTCGCGTTACTTTTCGCCGAATATCGTACGCGAATTCGCAGAGGGCCGGTGGGAGCCTGACGAACCCGGCAACCGGCCTGTTGCAGTTCTGTTTGCGGACATGGTCGATTTTACGTCGATATCGGAAAAACTGCCGCCGCAGGACCTTATCGCACTTTTGCGAAGCTTTCACGGACGCCTTGCCAAGGCAGCCTTTGAGCAAGACGGAACGATCGACAAGTTTATCGGTGATGCCGTGATGGTTCATTTCGGCACTCCGCGCTCCCGTCCGGACGATGCCGCGCGGGCCCTGCGATGCGCCGTGCAGATGGCCGAGACGATCAGGGACTGGAACGCGGAAAGGGCAGGGGACGGCCACCCACCGGTGGGCGTCGGTATCGGCGTGCATTACGGCCCCGCCGTTGTCGGCAATATCGGTGATGAACACAAGCTGGAATACACGGTTCTCGGCGACACCGTGAATGTTGCCAGCCGGATGGAAGAATTGACCCGCAAGCCCGGCACTGAATTCGTTGTCAGCAACGAGTTGATTTCGGCCGTCAAGGCAAGCGCAGCGGATCCGTTTGAGATTGCCCCCGGTCTTCATAGGGCGGGGCAATACGAGATACGAGGACGTGAAGGGACGGTAGACGTTTGGACGTCGCGAGCCGTGAATTGA
- a CDS encoding DUF4437 domain-containing protein yields MRLSILSVALAVFVALAAPLTAAQDLQSTGTVEVVPREAVAFQPLNPARGDASPQAGVLWGDIKEDVPTGTIIRFQPGFSSPPHIHNITYRAVVISGAVHNDDPAAELMWMGPGSFWTQPAGATHITAAREDAGPSTAFLEIQQGPYLVQPKDRAFANGEFPVNVEADNIVWIDAADVSWVDAPGASAGSDEPKIAFLWGDLAEGGKNGTFLKLPAGFEGTITGEDAWLRAVVIEGSAAHQVSGATEATRLEPGSYFGSQSAAAVHDVTCAGNDACIFYLSVTGKYFVSRS; encoded by the coding sequence ATGCGCCTCTCCATCCTGTCTGTCGCCTTGGCCGTATTCGTTGCGCTCGCCGCACCTCTAACCGCTGCACAAGACCTTCAATCGACTGGGACGGTCGAGGTGGTGCCACGCGAAGCAGTCGCTTTCCAACCCTTGAACCCTGCTCGCGGCGACGCCAGCCCGCAAGCTGGTGTCTTGTGGGGTGACATAAAAGAAGACGTTCCAACGGGAACCATCATCCGATTCCAACCGGGCTTCAGTTCTCCACCGCACATTCACAACATCACCTATAGAGCCGTCGTCATCAGCGGCGCGGTTCACAATGATGACCCCGCTGCAGAACTCATGTGGATGGGGCCGGGGTCGTTCTGGACCCAGCCCGCTGGAGCAACGCACATCACCGCAGCGCGCGAAGACGCGGGACCCTCCACTGCCTTTCTGGAAATCCAGCAAGGACCTTACCTCGTTCAGCCAAAGGATCGAGCGTTTGCCAATGGCGAATTCCCGGTCAACGTTGAAGCAGATAATATAGTGTGGATTGATGCAGCGGATGTGTCTTGGGTCGACGCTCCTGGGGCGTCAGCGGGATCGGATGAACCCAAGATCGCGTTTCTGTGGGGAGATCTCGCGGAAGGCGGTAAGAACGGAACTTTCCTAAAGCTGCCGGCCGGGTTTGAAGGAACAATCACCGGTGAGGATGCTTGGCTGCGCGCCGTCGTTATTGAGGGATCCGCTGCACATCAGGTGTCCGGTGCGACTGAGGCAACACGACTGGAACCGGGCAGTTATTTTGGTTCCCAATCGGCAGCTGCGGTTCATGACGTGACGTGTGCGGGAAACGACGCGTGCATCTTCTATTTGAGCGTCACGGGCAAGTACTTTGTTTCGCGCTCCTGA
- a CDS encoding LysR family transcriptional regulator codes for MSIDLKSLELFVRVAALGAIGKAGTEFGLSATAATQRLQALEATVGTQLFHRTTRAVSLSTDGEIFLAHAKRILGDVEEALADIQPDPRDIKGEIRIACSASFGRLHIAPHVTEFLDRHPGVSLQLAMSDSVIDIVEQGFDIAIRIGALAPSTLKARKLAVSPRCLVAAPSYLEKYGTPSTLDELKTHNCLTREDMRTWSLAAPDGTVHDVKTTGNFSSTSAEAITEAALSGLGIARKCTWEIADQLSSGALKPVLGSYSVSPFWKVFAVRPPSRLPSARVRAFTDFLESKLNKIPELCGD; via the coding sequence ATGTCCATCGATCTCAAATCGCTTGAATTGTTCGTTCGCGTGGCGGCGCTGGGGGCAATCGGCAAGGCAGGGACAGAATTCGGCCTGTCTGCGACGGCCGCGACACAGCGTCTGCAAGCGCTTGAGGCAACGGTTGGAACACAGCTGTTTCACCGGACCACCCGTGCAGTGTCCCTGTCGACCGATGGTGAAATTTTCCTGGCGCATGCAAAGCGCATTTTGGGAGACGTTGAAGAAGCTCTTGCGGACATTCAGCCTGATCCGCGAGATATCAAGGGAGAAATCCGGATCGCTTGTTCCGCTTCTTTTGGGCGCTTGCACATCGCGCCACACGTGACCGAGTTCCTCGACAGGCATCCTGGCGTTTCGCTGCAGCTCGCCATGAGCGACTCTGTCATAGACATTGTCGAACAGGGATTTGATATCGCGATCCGCATCGGTGCGCTAGCTCCCTCTACACTCAAGGCGCGCAAGTTGGCGGTCAGCCCGAGATGCCTCGTTGCAGCGCCGAGCTATCTTGAAAAGTATGGCACTCCCTCTACGCTGGACGAACTCAAAACCCACAACTGTCTTACAAGGGAAGACATGCGAACCTGGTCGCTTGCAGCGCCTGACGGAACGGTTCACGACGTAAAAACCACTGGAAATTTCTCAAGCACAAGCGCAGAAGCAATTACCGAAGCCGCGTTGTCCGGCCTTGGTATTGCTCGCAAATGCACTTGGGAAATTGCCGACCAGCTGTCTTCCGGAGCGTTGAAGCCGGTGCTCGGCAGCTATTCCGTCTCACCCTTTTGGAAAGTCTTTGCTGTCCGCCCACCTTCCAGGTTGCCTTCTGCGCGCGTGCGCGCCTTCACAGATTTTCTAGAATCAAAACTCAACAAGATCCCCGAGCTTTGCGGTGATTGA
- a CDS encoding glycine betaine ABC transporter substrate-binding protein, translating to MTLPVRLGHISLSFHKASALVVARILEAHGYAVELFSAPHEAAFEMLAAGEVDLLSAAWLPSSHQVYLDPLLDQVEKVTVLYEPYCIWGVPDYVPESAVASVSDLLSEPALDRMDRIIQGINPGAGISRFSAKMITDYGLDSAGYVFKPGDEKACFDHFESAVADKKWVLIPLWHPQFLHNRYNIRALLEPKGLLGSKDAATLIMRKDARKLVSPEAIEDLRKLYIGNKELSALEDNLRRSAS from the coding sequence ATGACATTACCCGTCCGGCTGGGCCACATAAGCCTGTCATTTCACAAGGCTAGCGCTCTTGTGGTCGCACGCATTCTCGAGGCTCACGGATACGCTGTGGAGTTATTCTCAGCACCGCACGAAGCCGCATTCGAAATGTTGGCGGCAGGAGAAGTGGATCTGTTGTCGGCGGCCTGGTTGCCATCAAGTCACCAAGTCTATCTCGATCCGCTATTGGACCAGGTTGAGAAAGTGACCGTTCTTTATGAGCCCTACTGTATTTGGGGAGTGCCCGACTACGTTCCAGAAAGCGCGGTCGCCTCAGTATCTGACCTGCTAAGCGAGCCCGCATTGGATAGAATGGACCGCATCATCCAAGGTATAAATCCAGGCGCTGGCATAAGTCGGTTTTCCGCAAAAATGATAACTGACTACGGTTTGGATTCCGCTGGTTATGTTTTCAAACCCGGTGATGAAAAAGCCTGTTTCGATCATTTTGAAAGTGCGGTCGCCGACAAAAAGTGGGTCTTGATACCTCTTTGGCATCCGCAGTTTTTGCATAACCGCTACAATATCCGGGCACTTTTGGAACCCAAAGGGCTACTGGGCTCGAAAGATGCGGCGACCTTAATCATGCGAAAAGATGCCCGGAAGCTCGTTTCGCCAGAAGCAATCGAGGACCTACGGAAACTCTATATTGGCAACAAAGAACTGAGCGCCCTTGAGGACAATTTAAGAAGATCTGCCTCTTAG
- a CDS encoding AraC family transcriptional regulator — protein sequence MLEIWQSICFSDTNSIRQLTVDALKDLVIWSRSFMDKKVEIPVHTLEKHAMQVKANWPILERSKPAFRDVGYAAHQPHRHDYFEMFVTASGRGQIRSDGVDQTIGPVSVYVIPPGVVHEWQHFGEVDGFVARVPMNDGFEHLGSSFQSRCYLLQNLSSHRHLMSLLDWILDDAEMASSLMARHQWSLFLQSVGQKMEAEFDVCRQDDNSGLCGSFLALLERKFRLRWGVQDYAHSLGVSRSTLLRCTCENLNRSPAELIRDRTLKEAERLLTLTGDTCVEISEALGFLSQAQFTRAFTARYGLSPVLFRQNYLEKKGR from the coding sequence GTGTTGGAGATATGGCAGTCGATCTGTTTTAGTGACACCAACAGCATCAGGCAGCTGACCGTCGATGCGTTAAAAGACTTAGTGATCTGGAGTCGCTCTTTTATGGACAAGAAAGTCGAGATACCTGTTCACACGCTCGAAAAACACGCAATGCAGGTCAAAGCGAACTGGCCGATACTAGAACGCTCCAAACCTGCTTTTAGGGACGTTGGTTACGCAGCTCACCAGCCTCATCGGCACGACTATTTCGAGATGTTTGTAACGGCGAGCGGCCGCGGGCAAATAAGGTCTGATGGAGTTGATCAAACAATAGGCCCGGTCTCGGTATACGTGATCCCCCCGGGCGTTGTGCACGAGTGGCAGCACTTTGGTGAGGTGGATGGATTTGTTGCTCGGGTACCCATGAACGATGGTTTTGAGCACCTCGGCAGCAGTTTCCAGTCACGATGCTACCTGCTGCAAAACCTGTCTTCGCATCGACACCTTATGTCGCTTTTGGATTGGATCCTGGACGATGCCGAAATGGCGAGCAGCCTCATGGCAAGGCATCAGTGGAGCTTGTTTCTGCAGTCAGTCGGGCAGAAGATGGAAGCTGAGTTCGATGTCTGCAGGCAGGACGATAATTCAGGCCTTTGCGGTTCATTCTTGGCCTTGTTGGAGCGAAAATTTCGGCTTCGTTGGGGAGTGCAGGACTATGCCCATTCGCTCGGCGTGAGCCGCAGTACCTTGCTGCGCTGTACCTGTGAAAATCTCAATCGTTCACCAGCTGAACTCATAAGGGATCGCACCCTAAAAGAAGCAGAACGCCTTCTTACACTCACTGGCGACACGTGTGTTGAGATAAGCGAGGCACTCGGTTTCCTCAGCCAGGCGCAGTTTACGCGGGCCTTTACGGCCAGATACGGGCTCTCTCCGGTGCTGTTCAGACAGAATTATCTGGAAAAAAAAGGACGATAG
- a CDS encoding putative quinol monooxygenase produces the protein MGKLTITGNVLIKEGHIDFVKAELEKLIPITRAEKGCLQYDLHQDNENPHYFMFYENWESRELWQTHMNNDHLKAYMTATDGMIEKFWLHELTHIA, from the coding sequence ATGGGTAAACTAACGATCACAGGGAACGTGCTGATAAAGGAAGGGCATATCGACTTTGTGAAGGCGGAATTGGAAAAACTGATACCGATCACACGCGCTGAAAAAGGGTGCCTCCAGTACGACCTGCATCAGGACAATGAAAATCCGCACTACTTTATGTTTTACGAAAACTGGGAAAGCCGCGAGCTCTGGCAAACCCACATGAACAACGACCATCTCAAGGCTTACATGACCGCTACCGATGGCATGATTGAGAAATTTTGGCTCCACGAGCTGACCCACATCGCTTAA